A segment of the Candidatus Eisenbacteria bacterium genome:
CTCTTGGGCTCTGCATCGGGATCGCGGCAGCCCCCGCCGCCTTCGGGGCGGACGGAGCGGGCGGACAAACGGGCGGGGAGTCGGGAACGTCGGCTCCAAAGAGCAGCGCCGTCGAGCCGATCCGCCTCGTGGCGTCGATCCCTCCCCTCGGCGCCCTCGCGCAGATGGTCGGGGGCGAGTTCGTGGATGTTCGGGTCCTCCTGCCGCCCGGCGCGTCCCCCCACGGCTACGAGCCGGGGCCTGACGCGGTCCGGGCCCTGGCGCGCGCGGAGGGGCACATCGTCATCGGCCGCCTCCTCGATCCCTGGATGGAGACGCTCGCGCGCGGATCG
Coding sequences within it:
- a CDS encoding zinc ABC transporter substrate-binding protein; this encodes MRNESLAWRRRCPRKPSGLPIPRQARKRSARRLVLGATLRSLGLCIGIAAAPAAFGADGAGGQTGGESGTSAPKSSAVEPIRLVASIPPLGALAQMVGGEFVDVRVLLPPGASPHGYEPGPDAVRALARAEGHIVIGRLLDPWMETLARGS